AGCACTCCGTATAGCGGTGCCTCTTCAGCTGCGGCGCCAACCGACGCCGCAAGGACCAACACTAAGAGTGCTAGGGCTCGCATGTTGCATTCCCCCAACACTTGCAGTAGAATATCGAATAATTAACCTTTTCGTCCACCTCCACTGACTGAGCTGGTGTCAGTATCGGCCTTAGTTCTTCCTTAATTTTGCGATGAAAAACCCCTGACATCGGTCGGTATGAGGATAGAACCGTCGGGTTCTCGGAACTAACCCTCTCCTACCGAATTGGAGGTTTACTTCCTCAATAGTTATATCATACCGTCTTACGACTCTTCGGATCACGTTTTCATTTTCATTAATAGTTAAAGTACACGTTGAATACACCACAATACCCCCGGGTCGAACGGTCTTTACCGCTGCTTCCAACAATTCTGATTGAAGTTTAGCGTAACGTCGCACCCGTTTCTTCGTGACATTCCACCTGGTTTCCGGTCGCTTCTGGACGGAACCCATACCGGAACATGGGGGATCGACAATGGCTCGGTCGGCCTCTTCATCCAGCTCCTCTGGTATCTCTCGAGCGTCCGTGCATCGGAGTTTGACGACACCGTCGGGAACATGCTGCCACGCCAACTTCTCCCGCATGGCATCCAATCGCCAGTCAGATTTGTCGACCGCAAGGATCTCTCCTTCGCCCTCCATCAAACAGAGGACATGGAGCGTCTTTCCGCCAGGGGCCGCGCAGAGGTCGACTACGAACTCCCCAGGTTGTGGATCGAGTACGTGAGCGACGGCCGCGGAGGCCTTGTCTTGAGTGAACACCAGGCCTTCTTTCCACGCCTCCGTTCTGACTATAGGTACCTCCTCCTCGACTACACGTAGCAAGTCCGATATGTGCTCATCCGGCTCCGTCAGCACGCCCTCCTCCGCTAGGCGTTCGCGGACTTCGTCCACGTCCGCCAGCAGCGTGTTCACGCGGACGTACTTTACCGCGGGCTCGTTGCACGCTCGGAGGAAGTCTTCTATCTCGTCCTCGGGCAGCACTCGGCGGACGTAATCGACGAAGTCGGGTGGGAAGTAGTACTGCAGGCAAAGGTCATCGTAACCGCGTCGCTTCAGCCGGTCGACGTCGTACTCTTCGAGATCGAAGCATATCGCGTGCACGAAGTCGGCCACTTTATCGTTGACTAGCTCCTTAGCTATCCGCGTCGCGGCGTCGGTTACTAACGCCGGGCTAGTTCCTTCGAACAACATCTCGTCAGCCGCGGTTACCAGAACCCCTTTCAGCTCCGGACCAAGGTCTTCGAAAGACCCCGATTGAATGACGTCATCGAGGATCTCTTCGCAGAGTCCTAACCGCTTGCCGAGTTCCATAAGTCGACGGTGAATAGCTCTAGCCTTGTGGCTAGGAATGGAGAACGGATCATCGAGAGCCCGGTAGAACGACTCTTTCAGGGAGACCCTGGACCGGTAGTGCTCAGCGAGTATCCTAGCCAACATGGATACTATCTCGCTGGCTTTCACACGACCTCCCTTCGGTCGGCCAGCTGCGTTCGTGAAGAAATAGGTTTAGGAGAAAGGAGGACATATCGCGAGTTCATAGGCGCTGGGCTGGCGATCTATAGTGCAATTCCGGTACTGCTGCCCTTCCCACGATTTATTCTCCGCTTATGTCGTGCAGGTTACCGGCCCCGGATAGTCCTCGAGTCCTCGGTGGGAATCCCAGCACGGGCCAGGTCGTTGCACAGAACCTCTCGACGTCCGAGGCTGGGGAAATCGTTATATCTAGTCAACCGGACGTAAAGTCGGGCGGCGGTGGGTGGGCTGGCGGCTCCCCCGCCCCGAGGAAGGGCCCGCCGGAGTAAGGCAATGAAGGCGGGTCCGTCGGGGTACGGCCGTGGGGCCGCTAAGGGGAGGAAGCTCCGCCCCCGGGCCCGGGCCCGCCGCCCCGAGAGGGGGCCGGCCGAGAGGCCGGGGACCGGCCACAGAAACGACACGTCCGTCGGCGGATGGCGATGACGCGGCTGAGGTCCGCCGTTGGCGGACCGAGAAGGGCCCCGGCGACGGGGCCCGAGCTAACCCGCAGAGGACGCCGGCGGGAGCGGTGAAACGGGCCGCCCGGCGGGGGGCGAGGCCGAATGAGCCCGATGATACGAGGGTGATGCCCCCGATGAGTTCCCGGGCCGGAGGGGGATGGTAGGCCGCTTAGGTGAATGCCGCCGTCTAAGGCTACAGAAGGCGGGCTATAGCCCACCCACCGCCGCCGTCCGCCTGCAATCGTCACGGGTGTTGTAACAAATGACGCAGGAAGTGAGGCACGCTCACGTGGATACCCCGAATCCCCCGGCGCCCGTAGCTCCCTTAACCAGTGGCACGAGTTCTTCGGCGTTGAGACCCACTTTGTACAGTTTACCTTGCCTCGACTCGCGCCGGGCCAGCTCCTTACGGACGTCGGAGATCACTCGCATTCGGTACAGATCCCACTCTGGCTCGATCCTCTCCTCGTCCGGTGCCCTGTCCTTGGAGAGTCGCTGGATGAGAACTGTCGGAGCCATACGTTCCAGGGCATCGGCCAGGAGCCTGATGTACTCGCGGTAACTCAGCGGCTTGTAGCGGCGATCGTAGTACATACGCTCCAGATCGGTACGTTCTAGCACGACCAGAGGATACAGCTTCACGGCTTCTACACCGAGCACCGAGAGGACTCTGACGGTCTCGAGCATCTCATCTCGGGTCTCGCCGGGAAGTCCGAAGATGATGTGGTTGACTATTCGGATCCCACGTTCCTTGGCCCGGATTATGGCGTCGATCACCTCGGTGAGCCCGTGACCACGCCGCGTGCGGCGCAGAGTGCGATGGTGGTAAGACTGCACCCCTATCTCGAGCCATACGTCGTAACCTTCTTTGACGTAGCCTTCGAGGATGTCTAGGACATCGTCCGGTAGGCAATCCGGTCGTGTCCCTATGGATAAACCGATGACGTCTTCTATCTCCAGGGCGCGGTTGTACAGCTCCTCAAGGACGTCGGGAGGCGCGTAAGTGTTCGTGGCCGGGTAGAAGTACACGAGGAACTTCTCGGCACCGTATCTCTCGCGGAATACTTCCATCTGCTCACGAGCCTGCTCCTCGAGCCTCTTACCCGGGTCCACGTTAGGAGTGATGATTGTCCTGCCCATCTTCGGGCAGAACAAGCACCCTTCACTGGATATCCTGCCGTCCTTGTTCGGACACACAAAACCGGCGTCCACGGCCGCCTTCATAACCTTGCAACCTTTCTCGCGACGATAATATGCTCCGAAAGCCACGAACTTTTCTCCGTCCTCGTACAACTCCCGAACTATCCGTTCGTCGACGTACCTGGGCAAGGCACCATCGGTCGCCGGTTCGACTTCCCGTTGGAGCGTCTCAAGATCCCTGAGGTCGGATTTAATATCCCCCCACCCCCGTGTTGAGGTCGAGTTAACGGGTACAAAAACCACTCGGGAGTGGCGATGCATGCCACCGAAGTGGTATCGGCACGTGATGAGAGTGCTCTCCGAGTCGCAGGTGGTATTGGAGGTTCGAGACGTGCGATATCCGGAGGAGACGCGGTGGGAGAAACTCCACAGACTAGAAGACGTGTTCAACTTCACCCGTGTGGTAGTGCTCAACAAGGCCGATCTGGTCCCGCGGGCTGAAGCCGAGCGTGTAAAGGAGGAGGTGGAGCTCAAGGAGAACGTACCCACGGTGTACGTAAGCGCACGAGAGCGCATGGGTTTCCGGCACCTCCGTAGGACCATCTACGAGGTAGCACCTGAAGTTGAAACCGTGAGGGTAGGAGTAGTAGGGTTTCAGAACGTAGGCAAGTCCACGATAATTAACGCATTGACTCGGAGGAGTGCTGCGGAAACGTCACGACGCGCGGGATATACCAGAGGGAAGCAGTGGGTACGCGGTGGTAGGAGACTGTTAGTCATCGACTCTCCGGGTGTGATTCCGACCGACGAAGCCACGGCCGAGGCCGTAGCACTGGATCCAGACGTACTAGAGGATCCAATGGAGCCGGCACTAGGTGTGATCGAGCGCGTTGTCCGCGAGTACCCAGGGGCACTGTTCAATAGATTCGGCGTCGACGAATCGAAGGATCCATGGAAGATCCTTCGGGATATCTCAGAGCGCTTGGGCAAAGACCTCAGAACTACCGCGAAACTGCTCCTTCGTGAGTGGGTGGACGGTAGCCTGGTGGAAATTTACCGGACCACACGGGACGACCTGACCGAAGCTTCAGAGCTAGAGGTGGGCGGCACCGCACAGCGCTTAGTGGAGGAGACTCTCCGTGAAATCGAGGAAGTGGCACCCGAAGGTATCCCACCTAGCGCCGCGACGGTTCGTGGGATTCTAACGAGGCTGGCCTACGGAGAGAACGTGGACGGCGTAGGATTCGGCACAGTAAGGCTAGGTGAATACAGTGTGGGAGTGTCCGTCGGCGACCGATATTACGATCGAATGATTAGGAGGCTGCGTCGTGAACTGGGGGGCGAAGTGGTCTCTGAGGAGCGGTTCAGAGTGGGCGCCAACGGGCGCAAGGCGGTGGTACTGGTGACCAAGGGTCGGTAGCGCGGGCCGGTTTCCTCACATTCCGCCAAGATCGGACCCCATGGCCCTCCTCATCCCCTCGAATCAGCGCGGGGAGTTCTCCGCATCCCCGGCCGTACTCGGAGCCTGAAACCGTCATCATCCCAACCCGCAGACGGTCAGGCCTGTAAAAAAAGCATCGTGGAGGGACTGCGTGTTGATAGCCCTGGTGAAGTCTGTCGAGGAATACAGGCGGCTTTTGGGAGAAGTCGTCGAGGAGGGTGACACAGTAGTGGAGTTGGGATGCCACCAAGGAGCCTCCACCCGAGTCATACTCACCGGCTCTCCCAGACGTGTTGTCGTCGTGGACTACGGTAAAGACGCCGAAGAAGCTATGCGAGAGTTGGAGCGTAGTCATCCCGAACTCACATTCGTCAAAGGTGACGCCCGAGAATACGATACCCTTGAACGTGTCCTCGAAGAGCTAGGCGGACCTGAGTGTGATGTGCTGGCCGTGGACCTCGGCGGTGGTATGTTTCCGGACACCGCGTTCAAGGTGTATTACGTGTGGTCGGTGACTCTGCGACCACGAGATGCGGTGGTACGAAACGCGGGCCTCTGCGAGTTCCTGAAGCTGGCCAAGCTCCAGGAAGAGGTGCACCTGAACGATGAAAGCCGGGGTTATCTCGGAGAGTTGAGCCCTCCGGGGATCCCGGGTAAAATCCGAGAGCGGTTCGAAGAGTTCAAGTTGTGGAGGAGATAGGGGTACCCCACAACTGCAAGATCGTAAGGTATTACGTTCTCCGTACGGCTACATACCGCTTGATCGGACACCGTGCCATATCCTCACACGTCGAGCAATCCCTAGGATGATTCCTACAGCCCGTCACCCTGGCGTAACCGCTCATTAGGGCTGCGCCCTCGCGGCCGTCGTAGTGTTTCAAGAGCTCGTCGGCGCACTCCTCGACCTCAGGGGGTACGCTCCCGTTTATACCTGGCATGCCCGACCACGTCGCATACAACCCGCATTCCCTAGCTACCTCGACTGCCCTTTCCATCAGGCGTTTCGGGGATCCGGGATGCCGTTCTAACACGAAGTTGGGCCTGAACGCTAGGAAGCATACCGGAACGGACTCGTCGAGATCCGCCAAGAACTCGCACATCGCCCTGATTTCCTCCGTATCGTGGGCCTTCGGAATCAGGAGGATTCGAACTTCCCAAATTTTATCCAGATGCTTGAGGACCAAGAATTCCAAGTTCCTCAAGACGGGCTCGACGGGGGCGCCAGTGATGGCACGATGGAGGGGATCGGAGTACGCTTTGAAGTCGAATGTGATCGAGTCTGCTAACTTAACGATACGGCGCATGCTCTTGCGCGTCGCGAACCCGTTCGTGTCGAAGTTGACCTTCCATAGGTCTGTCGTGTCCCGGTAATGCTCGACGACCTTCTCTATGTAAGGCAGGTGCACAGTGGGTTCGCCACCCGAGAAGAATATCCTGTCCGCCCCTATCATACGACCCTGATTCGTTTCGATCATGTTCACTGCCTCGACAGCGAGCTCTTTTGGATCTTGATAACCTACTACCCGCCCCTCGGGGTTGTCGGGATAATGAGCTATATTCCAGTTTTGACAGTTGAGGCACCGATAGTTGCACCCGGCCATGAACACCGTGTAGCTGGCCGGTGGCGCCGGGTGGAGTTGTTTAGCGGCAATAATTGGCCCAGTAACGCGACAGACGCCGCGTTCTCCCTCGAGCCTGTCAACCCCGCATTCCCAGGAGCAGAGCTTACAGTTACGTAGGTCCTTCACACGACCACCCCATACCCAGAATTTACATCCTCGGGGGATGACGAGGCGACCGAACACCGATAAGTGAGGAACTCAGGCGGCGCTGACCCTTGCACTGGGAAGGTGAAAAGAGACGGAAGCTTGAGGAGCTAGAACGCGCAATCGAACGGGGAGAGGTGGACGAAACCGCCATTCCGGTCCTGGAGACCATCAACTCATTCGAGGAGTACTGTACGACCAGCAGTTGCTCAGGCCGAGTGGTCGTGCTACATGAGCCGGAGGTAGGTGACAAGATAGGGTCCGAGTTCGTGGCCAAGTGGCACGAGCCACCGGAACCGGAGGAAGTCCGTGAAGCCGTACTGAGAGCCCCAGAGGAAGGTATAACGTGGGTGAAAGCCCAGCCGCCCCTGTTCCACGTGATGTGTAGGGATTTGGAGGCGGCCGTTCGGTTGAGGAACATCGCCTCAGAAGCCGGATTCAAGGCGTCGTCCATACGTTCGGTCAAAAGTTCAAAGGTGATCGTAGAGATACTCGGCGGTGAGCGGATGGACGTTCCGGTCAAAGTCAACGGGGAACTGACACTGCGCGAAGAGGCATGGGATAGCGTCGTCGCCCTTTGCACTGATATCCTACGGAGCGGGCACGAGCGGCTCAGTCGGCTGGTGGAAGCGCTGAAGGGGTTGAGCAGATGATGGTGCTGAAACGTGCCAAGGACATGGTTCCAAAAGGATTCCGGGGTTTAGTCGAGTCTATCCTGGACGACTGTGCTGACTTGGAGGAGCTAGCGGATAGCGTTGCAGAAACAGAAATGGAGCCAGAGGAAGTACGCCGTAGAGACATTGGGAACACCGGCCCCAACGAGCCGGTGGCGATTTTCGGATCCTCGTGCGTCCTGTGCGGAGGCGACTGTTCGTCCATCAGACTCACCTCCAGGATAGGCATTTGCGAGCGGTGTCTTCCGGTCGATACGGAGACACTGCGCGAAGCACTGAAGGAAGCTAGAGAACGTCACGGGCACGTGGGAGAGGCTTTACTGATGTTAACCCTGGTAGGACGATATTCACCGGATCGGGTGGAGGAATTCTTCCGTCGGTACGTCTGGCCGGAGCTGTTCACCGAAATCGTTGACAGAGCCTTCAATCGGGCTACCGGATTCCGACTGTATTCGGCACAACGTGTGTGGACGAGGAGGCTAGTTAAAGGTTGCAGTTTCTCGATACTGGCCCCAACCGGTACCGGTAAGACCTCTTGGGGCTCGTTAGTAGCGGCGGTACTCGGGCATGCCGGACGCAGGGTATATTACCTAGTCCCAACCACAACTCTGGTCCGACAGGTCGAAGATAGAATCAAGGGGTTCGCGCGCGACGCCGAACTGGACGTCGATGTAGTCGCGTATCACGCGGCTATGCCAACCCAAGCTAAACAAGAGGCTTTGGAACGTATCTTCTCCGGAGATTTCGACGTTCTGATCACCACGGCGCAGTTCCTGGTTCACCGTGTGGAGGATCTTGAGAAGCTGAACTTCGATCTGATCCTAGTGGACGACGTGGACGCAATCATCCGGGGTACCGGACGCAACGTCGACCGCGTGCTCCGCGTCGCCGGACTCGAGCAGGAAGAGATTGACAGCGCGTACAGGTTGGCCACCCTCCGACGGCGCTACTACTCACTTCGAGATTGGCTTCGGTCGTTGGAAGACCGTGGAGACAAGCGCGCGGAACATGTCCGGGAGGAACTCCGAGAGGTCGAGTGCGAGATCGAGGAACTCGAAGAACGGTTGAAGTGGATTAAAAAAGAGCGCGATCTCGCACGGATCGTGTTCATGAGCGCGACGGGAGCCGCGGCCCCCTCCAGACGTCTCGTCGTGGTCCGGGAGCTCTTCGATTTCGAAGTCGGAGCGGGCGGGGATGGTCTCCGTAACATTCAGGACATTGCGGTGATTTCCGAACCGTCCCCTGAAGCCGTGGAACGGATCGTCCGAAGAGCCGGTGTGAAGGGAGGCCTGATCTTCGTCCCGCAGCGGTTGCCGGGAGAAAAGAAAGCTAGAGAGATCGTGGAAGAGCTCACGGAGCACCTACGATCTTCAGGGATCGAGGCTCGGGCGATCCATGCCGGGACGCCCGCCGAGGAGCGGGAGAGGATCATAGACGGCTTCTCCGAAGGAGACGTAGACGTTCTGGTAGCCGTAGCCAGTCCTTACGGCGTGATAGTTCGAGGTCTCGACCTTCCACAAGCCGCCAGATACGCGGTCTTCTACGGGGTTCCTCGACAGCGGATAAGACTGACCCCGCGCGAGGAAGATCTCAAGAACCCGACGTACGTAGCCTCGGCCCTGTCCAACCTAGCCAGACTTCTGGACGACCGCAGAGCGAGGAGTCGCTTAGAGGGTGTGGCGGATCGACTATGGAGGATCCTCAGACGTGGGGACTGGATCAGGAAGCGGCTGGAAGAGGCTGTGGAACCGCTCTCTCTGGATACGCTGATGAAACTCGCGGAGCGAGATCCGGAAGATATCGCCGAGCAACTCGACGTCAATCGGTGGCTGGCACAGCACGTTCGAACGTTGGCCGATGGTGTGCGAGAGCTGACCCGATTGTTGGGCGACCCTGACCGAGTGAAGGCTCTGGCCGAAGAAGCTACGACGGTCGCTGTGCGCGAAGAGGGTGAGGAAGCCTACTTGGAGGTCCCAGACCTCCGGACGTACGTACAGGCCAGCGGCAGAGTCAGCCGTCTCTTCGCCGGTGGAGTGACTTTCGGATTGTCTTTCGTGCTATGTCCCGAGGACGAACGCGAGCTCCGGATACTCAACGGTCTGATCAGGCGCATGTCCTACACCTATGGCTCGGAGTTCGAATGGAAGTCTTATTCGAAGTCTTTGGACGTGAAGGAGATCGGTCTAGAACTCAAGAAAATCTCGGACGAGGAACTCGAAGAACTAGTGAGGAAGGTGGACGAAGACCGAGAACGAGTCCGGAAGATACTCGCAGGCGAGCTGAAACCGGAGGAAACCAGTCGGCTCGCTCGTTCAGCACTGATGATCGTGGAATCCCCGAACAAGGCCCGTATGATCGCCTCGCTGTTCTCTCAGCGACCGTCACGCCGCAGACTGAACGGGGGGGTGGCATACGAAGCCGCAGCGGACGGTTTTCATCTCACCGTCGTCGCCACGCAGGGTCACGTCGCCGACCTAGTCGAGGAGTCCGGAGTTCACGGTGTGCTCCGTATCGACGAACGTTGGGTACCAGTGTACGACGTTCTAGGCAGATGTAACGAGTGCGGTGAGCAGGTGGTCGGTTCTGAAGAGTGTCCGAATTGCGGCGGTGAAGTAGAGCTCAAGATACCGCTTCTAGAGTCGATTCGAGAACTAGCCTCGGAAGCTGACGTGATACTCATCGGAACGGACCCGGACACTGAAGGAGAGAAGATCGGATGGGACGTCTTCAACTACTTGGGATGGACCACGGCCCAGGTGTACCGGACTGAGTTCCACGAGGTCACTAGACGTGGTATCTCCGAGGCTCTGAAAGAAGAGAACTGGAAGAACGT
Above is a window of Methanopyrus sp. SNP6 DNA encoding:
- a CDS encoding RsmB/NOP family class I SAM-dependent RNA methyltransferase is translated as MKASEIVSMLARILAEHYRSRVSLKESFYRALDDPFSIPSHKARAIHRRLMELGKRLGLCEEILDDVIQSGSFEDLGPELKGVLVTAADEMLFEGTSPALVTDAATRIAKELVNDKVADFVHAICFDLEEYDVDRLKRRGYDDLCLQYYFPPDFVDYVRRVLPEDEIEDFLRACNEPAVKYVRVNTLLADVDEVRERLAEEGVLTEPDEHISDLLRVVEEEVPIVRTEAWKEGLVFTQDKASAAVAHVLDPQPGEFVVDLCAAPGGKTLHVLCLMEGEGEILAVDKSDWRLDAMREKLAWQHVPDGVVKLRCTDAREIPEELDEEADRAIVDPPCSGMGSVQKRPETRWNVTKKRVRRYAKLQSELLEAAVKTVRPGGIVVYSTCTLTINENENVIRRVVRRYDITIEEVNLQFGRRGLVPRTRRFYPHTDRCQGFFIAKLRKN
- a CDS encoding TIGR01212 family radical SAM protein (This family includes YhcC from E. coli K-12, an uncharacterized radical SAM protein.); the protein is MPRYVDERIVRELYEDGEKFVAFGAYYRREKGCKVMKAAVDAGFVCPNKDGRISSEGCLFCPKMGRTIITPNVDPGKRLEEQAREQMEVFRERYGAEKFLVYFYPATNTYAPPDVLEELYNRALEIEDVIGLSIGTRPDCLPDDVLDILEGYVKEGYDVWLEIGVQSYHHRTLRRTRRGHGLTEVIDAIIRAKERGIRIVNHIIFGLPGETRDEMLETVRVLSVLGVEAVKLYPLVVLERTDLERMYYDRRYKPLSYREYIRLLADALERMAPTVLIQRLSKDRAPDEERIEPEWDLYRMRVISDVRKELARRESRQGKLYKVGLNAEELVPLVKGATGAGGFGVST
- a CDS encoding GTPase, which encodes MPPKWYRHVMRVLSESQVVLEVRDVRYPEETRWEKLHRLEDVFNFTRVVVLNKADLVPRAEAERVKEEVELKENVPTVYVSARERMGFRHLRRTIYEVAPEVETVRVGVVGFQNVGKSTIINALTRRSAAETSRRAGYTRGKQWVRGGRRLLVIDSPGVIPTDEATAEAVALDPDVLEDPMEPALGVIERVVREYPGALFNRFGVDESKDPWKILRDISERLGKDLRTTAKLLLREWVDGSLVEIYRTTRDDLTEASELEVGGTAQRLVEETLREIEEVAPEGIPPSAATVRGILTRLAYGENVDGVGFGTVRLGEYSVGVSVGDRYYDRMIRRLRRELGGEVVSEERFRVGANGRKAVVLVTKGR
- a CDS encoding SAM-dependent methyltransferase is translated as MIALVKSVEEYRRLLGEVVEEGDTVVELGCHQGASTRVILTGSPRRVVVVDYGKDAEEAMRELERSHPELTFVKGDAREYDTLERVLEELGGPECDVLAVDLGGGMFPDTAFKVYYVWSVTLRPRDAVVRNAGLCEFLKLAKLQEEVHLNDESRGYLGELSPPGIPGKIRERFEEFKLWRR
- a CDS encoding radical SAM protein produces the protein MKDLRNCKLCSWECGVDRLEGERGVCRVTGPIIAAKQLHPAPPASYTVFMAGCNYRCLNCQNWNIAHYPDNPEGRVVGYQDPKELAVEAVNMIETNQGRMIGADRIFFSGGEPTVHLPYIEKVVEHYRDTTDLWKVNFDTNGFATRKSMRRIVKLADSITFDFKAYSDPLHRAITGAPVEPVLRNLEFLVLKHLDKIWEVRILLIPKAHDTEEIRAMCEFLADLDESVPVCFLAFRPNFVLERHPGSPKRLMERAVEVARECGLYATWSGMPGINGSVPPEVEECADELLKHYDGREGAALMSGYARVTGCRNHPRDCSTCEDMARCPIKRYVAVRRT
- the rgy gene encoding reverse gyrase — translated: MMVLKRAKDMVPKGFRGLVESILDDCADLEELADSVAETEMEPEEVRRRDIGNTGPNEPVAIFGSSCVLCGGDCSSIRLTSRIGICERCLPVDTETLREALKEARERHGHVGEALLMLTLVGRYSPDRVEEFFRRYVWPELFTEIVDRAFNRATGFRLYSAQRVWTRRLVKGCSFSILAPTGTGKTSWGSLVAAVLGHAGRRVYYLVPTTTLVRQVEDRIKGFARDAELDVDVVAYHAAMPTQAKQEALERIFSGDFDVLITTAQFLVHRVEDLEKLNFDLILVDDVDAIIRGTGRNVDRVLRVAGLEQEEIDSAYRLATLRRRYYSLRDWLRSLEDRGDKRAEHVREELREVECEIEELEERLKWIKKERDLARIVFMSATGAAAPSRRLVVVRELFDFEVGAGGDGLRNIQDIAVISEPSPEAVERIVRRAGVKGGLIFVPQRLPGEKKAREIVEELTEHLRSSGIEARAIHAGTPAEERERIIDGFSEGDVDVLVAVASPYGVIVRGLDLPQAARYAVFYGVPRQRIRLTPREEDLKNPTYVASALSNLARLLDDRRARSRLEGVADRLWRILRRGDWIRKRLEEAVEPLSLDTLMKLAERDPEDIAEQLDVNRWLAQHVRTLADGVRELTRLLGDPDRVKALAEEATTVAVREEGEEAYLEVPDLRTYVQASGRVSRLFAGGVTFGLSFVLCPEDERELRILNGLIRRMSYTYGSEFEWKSYSKSLDVKEIGLELKKISDEELEELVRKVDEDRERVRKILAGELKPEETSRLARSALMIVESPNKARMIASLFSQRPSRRRLNGGVAYEAAADGFHLTVVATQGHVADLVEESGVHGVLRIDERWVPVYDVLGRCNECGEQVVGSEECPNCGGEVELKIPLLESIRELASEADVILIGTDPDTEGEKIGWDVFNYLGWTTAQVYRTEFHEVTRRGISEALKEENWKNVDAGRVSAQILRRVADRWIGFSLSQDLWDVFKHLEIKLGELPSGSRIEVKLDIPSGVEVVDFRRTFDEDSSVRSRSVRLRRGSDGYVARTRISRGGDVTYTAILLDPNRKLGDRNRVRPELVRVRASVNGEPVDPNVKLEPMTWLSAGRVQTPVLGWIIDRAREYRETEFYACRAEVSTDDVTIRALIEELKVPRALTEKLDEATIRVLSKIAEEGSDAEFSEEEVDRLEETDLFERKDGRYRLSEEGRKVLESEGVIGLMLRFAGVSNR